The Clostridia bacterium DNA segment ATTCACCAAGGAACTGTTAACAAATAGGTAGCCGCCTTCTTTAATATCCTTTTCAAATTTATCGATTGCTGGTTCATTCATGGCAAAGAGAATATCAATCGTTTTGCAATACGGACTGGCAATTTCTCCCTTACTAATTTTCACATTGCAATTTGCTGTCCCCCCACGCATTTCAGATCCATATGAAGGGTACCAGGTAAGATTATCACCGTTTTCCATTGCAGCATTTATCATAATCAATCCTGAAGTTAATATACCTTGGCCACCAAAACCAGCAAAAATTATTTCTTTCATTATTGGTTACCCCCATTATCAATATACTCACCTGTAGGATATTGATCTCTCATTGCATCATCCACTCGTTGTGCACACTGTACTGGAGTCATACCCAAATTGGTCGGACAAGGTGACAGAATTTCGAGTAAGCAATATCCTTCGTTATTCATATGTTTTTCAAATGCCTTACGGATATATTTCTTCGTTTTGGCAATATCTTTGAAATTGGCGACAGATCCCCTTGCTAAATACGCAATATCAAGTTGACCTATCATTTTAGTAATATCAAATGGTTTCCCAGTTTTTTTAACATCTCTTCCCATTACTGTTGTTGAAGTTCTCTGTCCTTCCAAAGAAGTAGGTGCCATTTGGCCACCTGTCATACCAAAAACCCCGTTGTTGATAACGATAACCACAACATTATCATTTCTTAACGCACCGTACATGGTCTCAGATATTCCAATAGCATAAGCCGCTCCATCTCCAAGGTATGCGAGTACAGGATTTTCTTTTCTTACCTTTTTCACGCCTGTTGCTGTTGCAATCGGTCTGCCATGCGCAGCCATAATTGTATCAAATTTCCATGTATCAATATTCAAAGAAGCACAGGCTACATCAACGACCGTAAGTAGTTTTTCGGTCATGCCCATCTCTTCCATCACTTCACCAATCAGTCTTGCAACCAGACCATGTCCACAGCCAGGACAGAATGAGGTCTCTGCAAATGATATGGATTCAGGTGCCTTCAATTTCATGATTATGCCTCCTTGCAAGACAAAATGTTTTTTGCCTTCTCAATTATTGTTTCCGTTTCAGGAACTTCTTTAACTGTAGTATATGAATAAACAGGATATTTATTAGCCACAGCCAAAACTACATCGTCCTTCATCTGACCTAGGATATTCATTTCTACCGTCATCAGTGCTTTGCATTCACTACCAAGTTCTTTAAACGCATTTACTGGGTATGGCCAAAGTGTAATGGGTCTGATAAGGCCAAGTTTTATTCCTTGTTCTCTTGCCGTCATTACTGCTTCTTTACAAATTCTTGAGCTAATGCCATAGGCAACCAATACAAGTTCTGCATCTTCTACTGAAATCGATTCCCAACGTTGTTCATTGTCTTCCATTTGCTGATATTTATTTAATAAATAGTCATCGTAATTTTCCATGTAATATAACGTATTGGTAATCTTCTTTTGTACTTCTCCCTTTTTACAACCTTTGATTGACCATTCATAAGTATCAATATCATGATCTTTCATTTCTGGAAAAGATACCTTCTCAATCATCTGTCCAATGGCAGCATCCGAGCCAATTAATACTGGGTGACGATATTTTTCCGCAAGTTCAAATGCTTCATAGGTGAAATCTGCATTTTCCTGCACAGAGGATGGTGCTAACACGATTGTGCGGTAGTCTCCATGTCCACCACCTCTGGTCAACTGCCAATAGTCGCCTTGACTTTGGCTTACATCTCCAAGACCATTCCCATACCTCATAACATCAACTATAACTGCCGGTAGATCAGCTGCTACCAAGTATGAAATTCCTTCTTGGTTTAGACTGTACCCTGGGCCAGATGAACTAGTAAGTACTCTTGCTCCTGCTGCGGAAGCACCAAGTAGCATGTTTATTCCCGATAATTCAGATTCAGTTTGAATAAACTCTCCACCAACCTCATCCATTCTCCAAGATAAATATTCTAAGATTTCGCTCTGAGGTGTAATGGGATATCCGCTATAAAATCTACAACCCGCTCTTAAAGCAGCTTCCGCTAAGGCCTCATTGCCTTTCATCAATACCTGTTTCATTTCAAATCTCCTTATCTAATTTCAAAAACATAGTCTGGACATACTTGATAACAGATTCCACAGCCTATACAAATTTCTTCATTTACCTGAATAACTTCATAGCCTTTAGAATTCACATGGTCCGAAACTGATATCGCTTTTTTAGGACAGGCTTCAACACAGTAATAACAACCCTTACATCGATCTGTATTTGGTTTTGCTTTTTCCATTTTTACCTCCATTGTTTACTCATTTAATCATTTATCTTTCGTTCAGAATTTGCCTAATTATATACCTATTTCAAAAGGCCTCAGACTACCAAGAATGCTATTTAAAATGTAAGAAGGTGTTTTATACAGTTCTTGGTAATCGAGGCAGATAACTACAAAGGTTCGCTTTATTCCGTTTGGTATTATCCATACTTAGCCAAGATATTTTCAACAACACAATAGTGATTATTTCAATTTACAAATTATTAGCAGCATTCCTTAGCGTTTTCCATACTTTTCTTGTTTGCCTTAGCATTTTTCTTTTCATTCTGGTAATAAGCATAGTTGCAACGAATGCTGTAACGCACATTCCCGCCAAATAAGTGAAAATATATTGATAACCAGTATTGCCATAAACATCCAGCCAATTACCAAACATAGTGTGCATAAAGGCATCGGGAAGATATCCAACCAGAGAAATGAGTCCAACTGCGAGACCGGTAACTTCAGGAGAAATACCAACTTCGTCGATAGTGGCAAACATGGTACCTTTCATCATAAAGTTAACAGTGGCCAAGATAAGCATCAGGGCTGTCAACAAGCCAACAATAGACGAAGAAGCAGGCATTTTTAAGAAGACCACGAGGAAGATTAAACATACCAGAGCACTTCCAGCAATCATCTTGGAAACTGATCCTATTTTATCTCCAACAATACCGCCGACTGGTCCTCCAATGAGCTTTAATCCATAGGTCCTTACTACTGCTAGTGAACCAGAGAATACAACTGATGCTCCTAGAACATTAGAGAAATACGGAGTCAAGTATGTCTGTCCTGAGTAAATACTGTAAACACTAAAAACAACAATCGCAGATAAATAAACACCCGGTTTCTTAAGAAGATTGATGACATCCTGGAAAGATGCTTTCTTTCTTACTTCACCTGTATTGTCTTCCATTTGGTCATCATAGAGCCACACAATTAATACCGCGCCGATTATAGATAGTACACCCATACCGATAATAGCTGCTTTTAAACCGACATCAGTAGAAGCAAATCTTGAGAAAATAAATAGGAGCAAGAAATTGCCAAGAGTTGAAGCCAAGCCACACATTGCTTCAAAAATTCCAAACGTAGTACCCTGTTCTTCACTTGGAGCAGATATTCTAACGGCTTTCATAATTGCAGCCCAGAATGCTGCACTACCTGTTAGAGCTGCTAAAATCCAAACAAGAATGGCACTATTATATGATTGCAAAGTGAATGCAAAATAGATACACAGTAGTCCATTGAAGAATGAACAAACAGAAAGAATCTTTTTAGGTGAAACCCGATCTGCGAGCCAGCCACCAGGAATATAGGTAATGATGCAAGCCAATGCGTAGTAACTTAACAATGCACCCAACTGTTGGTTCGTAACTCCCATTCCTTCAATTAATGCATCATAAAAGATATATTTGATATACGGCAAGTTGTACATAGAAGCAAATGTAACACCTAATGCGAATAACCCAAGATAATGTTTAGTCTTTTTCATGCTTTCCTCCGATAATAGAATTCGTTTTTCTTCTTATTCTTATGAAAGTATAATTTCAAGTTAGTGCCATGATGTAGTAATAATCCTAATTGGTTATTTGAAAAGATCCTCCTTCCACCGTAATTAGATTGGCTAGTATTCTTTGTGCATCTTCTTGTGTATATTAGCATTCTTTGCCATATTGCGCAATGGTATTTTATCAATTGTATTCTTGTATACATTGTATTTTTAAGCTATTTTACTATATTATTGCCGTTTTGTACTCTTTATTTTTCTTTTTTGTTCTTTATGTACTTTTGTATACATTCTATTTTATCTAACAATTTATTCTTCAAAATTTAATTTTCCGCATTATTTATTGCATTATCCCTTTGCCTTCAAAAGAATCTTATTGCAACTTTACTTACACATTTTCCCAAGTAATCTTAATTTATTGAAGGGATGGCTAGTAAATCAATATTATTGATAAGCAATGGATACTAGGTCCACAAAAAAAGAATCCTCATGGAAAATAACCAGAGATCGGCTCTTTCCATGAGGATTCTAAAATTGTATAGTTTAATATTTTCCACAACTAATTAAAAGCATTTTATCAGTTTGGAATACTTTCGACTATAATGTTATATTTTTAGCAATGTTGATGTTTTCAATTAAAGCTTTTAATTGAATGAGTGATGAATATCCCTTACTGGATCTATCGAAAAAAGCATTTGCCGCAGGATGATAGGCCTCACCAATATTTTCTGCCTTCTTTCCCGCATCAATTCCACCTTCCAATAGTGTTGCATCATTCAATCTTTTATCAGGAAGAATAGGGTTTAGAATTAAATTGCAACCAGGAATAATATTCATTAAATCAGCCTCAGTAATTTCTTTTTCCAAGTAAATCGGTTCAAGTTCAAATATATATCCGGTACAGACTTCTGTATTAAACCCATACGTATGAACTTGATTTTCATGAAGCCAATTCAACGTGCCCCTGATATCAAGCATGTCTTTAGGAGATGTTGCAACTAGAGTAATACCCATTTCTGATAGGGCTGGCAGGTCATAGGAACATTGTTCCTCTTTTATATCCCCTATGCCTCCAATCCCTGCGGTTACGACTACCTGACAATTCATTTTTTGGGCAACAGCCATTGTACCTGACGCAGTCAAAAAGGCATTTTCACCTTTGTAATCATGCTTTAGTACTGCTTCACCATCAAAGCGTTTCCATAGGTCATATTGCTTTCTGGCAAGAATAAACTTAGATATAGTATCTATTTTGATTTCACCATTTTCTATCCAGGCTAGCTGAGCATCTTTTGGGAAAAGTGATATTATCAAATCATCTTCTATAGATACTAAACCATGTCCCAACAAAGCAGTCTCTACTAGAAAATTTATTGTTTTATTCCCATCCGTTAAATTCATTGACATTATCCTTATTTACTATAGCTAGTGGACAATAAACAGGATCTGTAATCTCTTGACCTTGAGATATTTTTAAAGCCAAAAGCAATCCAGCTCTAGTATAAACTGCCGGGGAATAAGTAATAGAGCCATCAAGTCTGCCAGAAATAATCGATTCTTGGGCTTCTCCAGTAAAATCTACACCGTATACAACTACTTGATCGTTTAATCCAGCCGCTTCTAAAGCCTCTACTGCAGCCAACGCCATTACATCATTACAAGCAAATATACCCTTAATATCAGGATGAGCTTGAATAAGGGCTGTCGTGATTTCATATGCCTTATTGCGATCCCAATCTCCCGGCTGTATGCTCACAAGATCTATTCCATCCGTATTTTCAAATACCTCTTTTGCACCATTCGTACGGCCCTCGCTTTGTCCTGCTCCGGCTAGTCCTTGAATTATAGCTACCTTACCACCATCAGGTAAATAGTTAAGCATATCGTTAGCAACCATTTCGCCTTGATTTTCAAAGTCTACCGTAATAATACCGTCGAGATGTCCATCTTGTTCTCCTAGGGCTTCTTTATTTACTCCAGGTCCTAAGTTTATAACCGGAATATTAGCCTGGTTTGCTCGAATTATTCCCGGAATCAGGTTATTTCCATCTATGGGGGAAAAAATTATGGAATCATAATCTTTAACCGCCATACCATCTAAAGTTTCTAATTGAGAAACAGTATCTCCTTCCGTCGGTGCTGATAAAACCTCAACATTGATTCCTAACTCTTCACCTGCTTTTTCATATTTTTCCTTCATGTTAGCCCAAAATGGATTCGTCAAAGAAATAATTAGAACACCTACGTTCTCGCCTTTACCAGTTTCTGGCATTGGGTCTAATTGATCCATAAGAATTGTTTCCATTTCTTTGATCTTTAGGTTTTCTTCACTAGATGCTGCTGAATTTTCCACATCCAAATTTGTTGGCTCATCTGCATCTGTATTTTCTTCTCCACGATCAGAGCAGCCAACAAATAGACCCATTACCATAATTACCACTAACAATATTGATACAATTTTTTTACCTTTCATTTTAAACCTCCAATTATTATATTATAAATTTATCTGTAGCTGTCTTCTTTGTCTTATTTGAGAAATAGATACAGATATTAAAATGATAAGCCCTATAAAAAGCTGTTGATAATAAGAAGAAATACTTAGAATTGTCAATCCATTTCTCATTACTGATAAAAGGATACAAGCAATTATCGTTCCACCAAGACTGGCCTTACCGCCATTCATGGATGTGCCACCTAAAATAACAGCTGCAATTATATTGGTTTCCAGCATGAAACCAGCATTTGGTTCTGCTGCATTCAATCTCGATGCTAAAATTAGTCCACCAATTCCAGCACAAATACCAGAAAACATATATATGCATGATTTATAAATGTTGATGTTTACGCCTACTCTTCTCAGTGCCTCTTCATTTCCTCCAATAGATAACGTATATTGCCCAAATTTGGTGTATTTCAGTAGTAAAAAAGCAATGCATGTTATAACGAAAGCCAATTTGATTGGAAAGTTAATTTCTCCTAAATTTCCCTTTCCAAAAAACGTAAAAGCTGCAGGAAAACCGTAGATTGGTTGACCTTTTGTTATTACTAGACTAAGTCCCCTAAATAAGGACATACTACCTATTGTTACTACGAAAGAAGCAATTTTGAATTTTGAAATTATGAAACCATTAAATAAACCTAACATTCCTCCAATTAAGACACCGATTAGAGCAGATGCTATTATCGGTATACCAGCATTCAGCATTAGTCCAATTGATATACCGCTTAATGCCACAATACTTCCGATAGATAAATCTATTCCGCCACTTGCAATAACAAAAGTCATCCCTATAGCCATTATTAGCTGTAGAGATGTATTATCAAGAATATTAATTATATTGATCCTAGTAAAGAAAAATGGCGATCTGTTCGATAAAAATGCAACTAACAAAATTAAAACAAAAAAAAGAAAGACCTGGGCAAAAGACGAGGGTGTAAAATAATTGGTGTAAACTCCTGAGATTGTATAAACTAAATCTATCTTCAAGGAGGAACACTATAATGGCCCAGAAAAAACTCATCGACAAACAACTGATCCGCGAACTCATGAAAGAAGGCGAGCTTAAGGATGTCAAAGACATCCAGTCCCTACTAAAAGCACAATTCAAAGACATCATGCAAGAAATGCTGGAAGCTGAACTGGATCATGAACTCGGATATAGCAAGTATGACTATAAGAACAAGGATACTACAAACAGCCGTAACGGCATTCGTTCTAAAAAGGTTCGTTCCGATTATGGAGAAATGGAAATTGACATACCTAGAGACCGTAATGGGGATTTTGAACCTGTAATCATTAAGAAAAACCAACGTGATGTTTCAAGTATTGATGACCAGGTCATAAGCATGTATGCCAAAGGGATGACTGTCAGAGACATTCAGGATCATCTACATAACCTTTACGGAATTGATGTATCACCAACCATGATTTCACAGATTACTGAGAAAATATTACCTGTAATAAAGGAATGGCAGCAACGCCCACTACAAGAGGTTTATGCCCACCTAATCATGGATGCCATCCACTACAAAGTCCGTCAGGATGGAAAGATAGTCAACAAAGCAGTCTACATCATACTAGGTATTGATTTGGACGGTAAAAAGGACGTTGTAGGTATGTGGGTCGGAGAAAATGAGACCAGTAAATTTTGGCTTAAAGTGTTAACTGATTTGCAGCATCGTGGTGTTAAGGATGTGCTGATAGTGTCTATCGATGGACTGAATGGCTTTAAAGAAGCAATACAGGCTGTTTATCCAGACACCAGAATTCAGCGGTGCATCGTTCATATGATTCGCAATTCAACGAAATACCTGTCCTGGAAGGACCGTAAAGCATTCGTCAATGATCTTAAACCAATCTACAAAGCAATCAACGAAGATTCCGCTTTGAACGCTCTACAAGATTTAGAAGACAAGTGGGGCGAGAAGTATTATATCGCGGTAAAACCTTGGAAAGACAACTGGGATGAAGTAGCAACAATGTTCGAGTATCCGGCTGAAATCAGAAGGATGATATACACAACAAACGCCATCGAAAGCTTTAACCGCCAGCTACGCAAAGTCACGAAATCCAAGAGTGTGTTTCCAACCGATGATGCCCTGTTGAAAATGCTGTATCTGGCAATGATTGATATAACCAAGAAATGGACTATGAGGACTCGGGACTGGGGTAAAATTATTAATCAGCTAGCAATTCACTTCGAGGGACGTATTTGACCTTCCACGAATTGAGTTAAGAAAAATCTTTAAGGAAGTTTACACCAATTTCTTGACAGACTCCAAAAGACCGATCTACTCCTTCATTTTTCCCTATTACTCTCCTGTATGGTATTTTCAACTTGTATCCACCTCGTTCTTTAATATGTTTCTTTAATCCCAGTCTTCAACTCTGTAAGTGTGATATCGTTTTTAACAGCATCCTTAATGATTTCCCCATTCCTCATAACATATATTCGGTCAGCAGTATCAAATACTTGATTTAAATCATGACTAATCATTAAAACAGTGAATCCTTTCGCAGGCAATGATTGAATCATCTTATTGGTTGCTGCTGACTCTTTTATTCCCATTGCCGCCGTTGGTTCATCAAATATTATCAGCTTTTCCCCTTGAAAAATACTTCTTGCTATTGCGATAGATTGCCTTTGCCCACCTGATAGATAGCCTACTGAAGTTCCAAGGTAAGGTATATCTATTTCAAGTTTTTCAAGAAGTTTTTCAGTTTGTTTTTGCATCTTCGGATAATCGATAATAAAACCAAATCTGGTGATTTCTTGTCCGAGGAAAATATTTTCTACAACATCTTTATAGTTATCAAGTGACAAGTCCTGATATACAGTAGATATGCCACACTGTTTTGCTATCTTTGGAAGTAAATAATTATACGCTTTTCCATTAATATAAATTGTTCCACCGTTCGGCTTCAAATTTCCAGATAAAATTTTAATCAATGTACTCTTACCTGAACCGTTATCCCCCACTAATGATGTAATTTTATTTCTTTCTATTTTTAAAGATACATTTTTAAGTGCTTCTAGTTTCCCAAAACGCTTCGAAATATCTTCGAGTACAATGAATTCATCACTTATGCTACCCATACCTATACAACTCTCTTTCAGAACTATTCGCAATATTCAATCCATCCCATAAGTCAAATGAAAATTATTCCTAGGCTTTCTTATCTTATCGCAATGTAGCCATCACAAGAATTATCTTTTATACACTGAATTATAAACATTGTATAAGCCCAAAAATATCTTCCTAGTTTCCTCATTACTATAACTAAGGCAGCACTAAATATCCAATAAATATTGCAAATGTACTCCACAATATTATCAATTTATTTTATTTTGATAGGTAAATGAATACTTTCACCTATTTACAATTCTTGTTATTAGTCGATTGGATATAAAAAAAGCCTTTTCCATGTTATCTCATGGTCAAGGCTCAGTATGAAATATTCATATTTACAATATTCTGCGAAACGGATGCAATCTTTCTGTATTCAAAACACAAGTAAGACAATAAGCATTCAGAAAACGGCTGTTCTGATTTGCTTAGTATGCCTCCACTTTTTATTCAATTCATCGAGTGGATTATTATGCTACAATCACGCTTTACGGCTTTGAACTAACAGCATCTCTTCCGTAGGAGTAGATGATTTTTGAATTATTTAGTCTTTCAAAGTGCT contains these protein-coding regions:
- a CDS encoding 2-oxoacid:acceptor oxidoreductase family protein; amino-acid sequence: MMKEIIFAGFGGQGILTSGLIMINAAMENGDNLTWYPSYGSEMRGGTANCNVKISKGEIASPYCKTIDILFAMNEPAIDKFEKDIKEGGYLFVNSSLVNSERTYRNDVNVVKVDATECASKVKNPKGSNIVMMGAVIKATEIFKKDVFVKAMCNYFENKGKGKFNQKNIAAFEIGYDAV
- a CDS encoding 2-oxoglutarate oxidoreductase; its protein translation is MKLKAPESISFAETSFCPGCGHGLVARLIGEVMEEMGMTEKLLTVVDVACASLNIDTWKFDTIMAAHGRPIATATGVKKVRKENPVLAYLGDGAAYAIGISETMYGALRNDNVVVIVINNGVFGMTGGQMAPTSLEGQRTSTTVMGRDVKKTGKPFDITKMIGQLDIAYLARGSVANFKDIAKTKKYIRKAFEKHMNNEGYCLLEILSPCPTNLGMTPVQCAQRVDDAMRDQYPTGEYIDNGGNQ
- the vorB gene encoding 3-methyl-2-oxobutanoate dehydrogenase subunit VorB, translated to MKQVLMKGNEALAEAALRAGCRFYSGYPITPQSEILEYLSWRMDEVGGEFIQTESELSGINMLLGASAAGARVLTSSSGPGYSLNQEGISYLVAADLPAVIVDVMRYGNGLGDVSQSQGDYWQLTRGGGHGDYRTIVLAPSSVQENADFTYEAFELAEKYRHPVLIGSDAAIGQMIEKVSFPEMKDHDIDTYEWSIKGCKKGEVQKKITNTLYYMENYDDYLLNKYQQMEDNEQRWESISVEDAELVLVAYGISSRICKEAVMTAREQGIKLGLIRPITLWPYPVNAFKELGSECKALMTVEMNILGQMKDDVVLAVANKYPVYSYTTVKEVPETETIIEKAKNILSCKEA
- a CDS encoding 4Fe-4S binding protein; its protein translation is MEKAKPNTDRCKGCYYCVEACPKKAISVSDHVNSKGYEVIQVNEEICIGCGICYQVCPDYVFEIR
- a CDS encoding MFS transporter — its product is MKKTKHYLGLFALGVTFASMYNLPYIKYIFYDALIEGMGVTNQQLGALLSYYALACIITYIPGGWLADRVSPKKILSVCSFFNGLLCIYFAFTLQSYNSAILVWILAALTGSAAFWAAIMKAVRISAPSEEQGTTFGIFEAMCGLASTLGNFLLLFIFSRFASTDVGLKAAIIGMGVLSIIGAVLIVWLYDDQMEDNTGEVRKKASFQDVINLLKKPGVYLSAIVVFSVYSIYSGQTYLTPYFSNVLGASVVFSGSLAVVRTYGLKLIGGPVGGIVGDKIGSVSKMIAGSALVCLIFLVVFLKMPASSSIVGLLTALMLILATVNFMMKGTMFATIDEVGISPEVTGLAVGLISLVGYLPDAFMHTMFGNWLDVYGNTGYQYIFTYLAGMCVTAFVATMLITRMKRKMLRQTRKVWKTLRNAANNL
- a CDS encoding pseudouridine-5'-phosphate glycosidase; this translates as MNLTDGNKTINFLVETALLGHGLVSIEDDLIISLFPKDAQLAWIENGEIKIDTISKFILARKQYDLWKRFDGEAVLKHDYKGENAFLTASGTMAVAQKMNCQVVVTAGIGGIGDIKEEQCSYDLPALSEMGITLVATSPKDMLDIRGTLNWLHENQVHTYGFNTEVCTGYIFELEPIYLEKEITEADLMNIIPGCNLILNPILPDKRLNDATLLEGGIDAGKKAENIGEAYHPAANAFFDRSSKGYSSLIQLKALIENINIAKNITL
- a CDS encoding substrate-binding domain-containing protein, yielding MKGKKIVSILLVVIMVMGLFVGCSDRGEENTDADEPTNLDVENSAASSEENLKIKEMETILMDQLDPMPETGKGENVGVLIISLTNPFWANMKEKYEKAGEELGINVEVLSAPTEGDTVSQLETLDGMAVKDYDSIIFSPIDGNNLIPGIIRANQANIPVINLGPGVNKEALGEQDGHLDGIITVDFENQGEMVANDMLNYLPDGGKVAIIQGLAGAGQSEGRTNGAKEVFENTDGIDLVSIQPGDWDRNKAYEITTALIQAHPDIKGIFACNDVMALAAVEALEAAGLNDQVVVYGVDFTGEAQESIISGRLDGSITYSPAVYTRAGLLLALKISQGQEITDPVYCPLAIVNKDNVNEFNGWE
- a CDS encoding ABC transporter permease, with product MKIDLVYTISGVYTNYFTPSSFAQVFLFFVLILLVAFLSNRSPFFFTRINIINILDNTSLQLIMAIGMTFVIASGGIDLSIGSIVALSGISIGLMLNAGIPIIASALIGVLIGGMLGLFNGFIISKFKIASFVVTIGSMSLFRGLSLVITKGQPIYGFPAAFTFFGKGNLGEINFPIKLAFVITCIAFLLLKYTKFGQYTLSIGGNEEALRRVGVNINIYKSCIYMFSGICAGIGGLILASRLNAAEPNAGFMLETNIIAAVILGGTSMNGGKASLGGTIIACILLSVMRNGLTILSISSYYQQLFIGLIILISVSISQIRQRRQLQINL
- a CDS encoding IS256 family transposase; its protein translation is MAQKKLIDKQLIRELMKEGELKDVKDIQSLLKAQFKDIMQEMLEAELDHELGYSKYDYKNKDTTNSRNGIRSKKVRSDYGEMEIDIPRDRNGDFEPVIIKKNQRDVSSIDDQVISMYAKGMTVRDIQDHLHNLYGIDVSPTMISQITEKILPVIKEWQQRPLQEVYAHLIMDAIHYKVRQDGKIVNKAVYIILGIDLDGKKDVVGMWVGENETSKFWLKVLTDLQHRGVKDVLIVSIDGLNGFKEAIQAVYPDTRIQRCIVHMIRNSTKYLSWKDRKAFVNDLKPIYKAINEDSALNALQDLEDKWGEKYYIAVKPWKDNWDEVATMFEYPAEIRRMIYTTNAIESFNRQLRKVTKSKSVFPTDDALLKMLYLAMIDITKKWTMRTRDWGKIINQLAIHFEGRI
- a CDS encoding sugar ABC transporter ATP-binding protein, whose amino-acid sequence is MGSISDEFIVLEDISKRFGKLEALKNVSLKIERNKITSLVGDNGSGKSTLIKILSGNLKPNGGTIYINGKAYNYLLPKIAKQCGISTVYQDLSLDNYKDVVENIFLGQEITRFGFIIDYPKMQKQTEKLLEKLEIDIPYLGTSVGYLSGGQRQSIAIARSIFQGEKLIIFDEPTAAMGIKESAATNKMIQSLPAKGFTVLMISHDLNQVFDTADRIYVMRNGEIIKDAVKNDITLTELKTGIKETY